The following proteins are co-located in the Planococcus plakortidis genome:
- the kynU gene encoding kynureninase, giving the protein MQKDQQDPLAKFKEQFFVEPGTIYMDGNSLGLMSKRAETKLIALMDSWKRFGIEGWTEGEHPWFTLAETLSEKAAPLFGAKAHEVMVTGSITSNIHQMLSTVYVPTDERFVILVDELNFPSDIYAVESHLRLRGQDPAVAMRKVPSRDGYTLELEDVLAELKEDVAVLLLPSVLYRSGQLLPLREITEAAHEKGIIAGFDLAHSAGAMPHNLHEDGVDFAVWCHYKYMNSGPGGTGGLYLHERHHDLNPGIAGWFGSDKAKQFDMDHSFTKADGAGAYQVGTPNIFSMAPLIGSLELFEEAGIEKIRKKSLELTTMLRERLAALVPSLVDVTPKADGQRGGHIALAHKEAARICKALKKAGIVPDFRAPDIIRLAPIAFYTSFEDVEKVALTLQDIIEHELYKEFSNERNVVA; this is encoded by the coding sequence ATGCAAAAAGACCAACAGGATCCATTGGCTAAATTCAAAGAACAGTTTTTTGTAGAACCAGGAACGATTTATATGGACGGGAATTCGCTCGGCCTGATGTCAAAGCGTGCTGAAACAAAGCTGATTGCGCTCATGGACAGCTGGAAACGATTCGGCATCGAGGGCTGGACAGAGGGCGAACACCCTTGGTTTACGCTGGCAGAGACACTGAGCGAGAAAGCGGCGCCCTTGTTCGGGGCGAAAGCACATGAAGTGATGGTGACCGGCTCGATCACGTCGAATATCCACCAGATGCTGTCGACGGTCTATGTGCCGACTGACGAGCGTTTTGTCATCTTGGTCGATGAATTGAACTTCCCATCTGACATTTATGCAGTAGAGAGCCATTTGCGTCTGCGCGGGCAAGATCCGGCAGTCGCGATGCGCAAAGTACCAAGCCGCGACGGCTATACGCTCGAACTTGAAGATGTGTTGGCGGAATTGAAAGAGGATGTCGCAGTCTTGTTATTGCCATCGGTCCTTTACCGGAGCGGGCAATTGCTGCCGCTCCGTGAGATTACAGAAGCCGCTCACGAAAAAGGCATCATCGCAGGATTCGATTTGGCCCACTCGGCAGGTGCCATGCCGCATAATTTGCATGAAGACGGCGTGGATTTCGCTGTCTGGTGCCATTACAAATACATGAATTCGGGGCCAGGCGGGACTGGAGGTTTGTATTTACACGAACGCCATCACGATTTGAACCCGGGGATAGCCGGCTGGTTCGGTTCGGACAAGGCAAAGCAATTCGATATGGACCATAGTTTCACGAAAGCGGATGGGGCCGGTGCTTACCAGGTCGGCACGCCGAATATCTTCAGCATGGCGCCGCTAATTGGCAGCCTGGAATTATTCGAAGAAGCAGGGATTGAAAAGATCCGCAAAAAATCGCTGGAATTGACGACTATGCTGCGCGAAAGGCTTGCGGCTCTCGTGCCTTCTCTGGTAGATGTCACACCAAAAGCGGACGGACAGCGCGGGGGCCATATCGCGCTTGCGCATAAGGAAGCGGCGCGCATCTGCAAAGCGTTGAAAAAAGCGGGAATTGTCCCGGATTTCCGCGCGCCGGATATCATCCGCCTTGCGCCGATCGCCTTCTACACGAGCTTTGAAGATGTCGAGAAAGTAGCGCTCACCTTGCAGGATATTATCGAGCACGAACTTTATAAAGAATTCAGCAACGAACGAAATGTGGTGGCGTAA
- a CDS encoding phosphatase, translating into MPRHTVYFLSSHQHRGLMAEIWASRLMLPDWDIRSAAWHQPSFNDISIEVLKEIILEIPPVEQRVYNPDEVRQADLIIALHDAEFEQADIPDDLPMQKLVRWDIPNPEIRSTDNDEKWALYQEVCDAIAINIKQMEPILRSQPTQ; encoded by the coding sequence ATGCCGAGACATACTGTATATTTTCTATCATCACATCAACATCGCGGGCTGATGGCTGAAATTTGGGCGAGCCGCTTAATGCTGCCGGACTGGGACATCAGAAGCGCGGCATGGCACCAACCATCTTTCAACGACATTTCGATCGAAGTGCTAAAAGAGATCATCTTGGAGATCCCCCCAGTCGAGCAGCGCGTATACAACCCGGATGAAGTGAGACAGGCGGATTTGATTATCGCCCTTCATGATGCTGAATTCGAACAGGCGGATATACCTGACGATTTGCCGATGCAGAAATTAGTCCGCTGGGATATCCCGAACCCTGAAATCCGCAGTACCGACAATGACGAAAAATGGGCTTTATACCAGGAGGTTTGCGATGCCATCGCGATAAACATCAAACAAATGGAACCGATTCTGAGGTCACAGCCTACGCAATGA
- the kynB gene encoding arylformamidase: protein MAKSIIDISMALDSSTPEWPGDTPFSYRLSVTKEESGSVNIGELKSSTHIGTHIDAPFHYDENGLKTDELPLDVYLATAQVMDVSDQPQVQLENLDELAKGVSAVLLKTDAWRDRTKFPEAWPVFDPAIAEWMKGQGVRLLGVDVPSVDPETSKELPMHHAMNRNQRFILEGIVLDDVAPGVYELAALPLKIRGGEGSPVRAVLYKE from the coding sequence ATGGCAAAATCCATCATAGACATTTCGATGGCACTGGACAGTTCCACCCCGGAATGGCCAGGCGATACGCCGTTTTCCTACCGCTTATCGGTCACGAAAGAAGAAAGCGGTTCGGTGAATATCGGCGAACTCAAGTCGAGCACGCATATCGGCACCCACATCGATGCGCCGTTCCATTACGATGAGAATGGCTTGAAGACCGATGAGTTGCCGCTTGACGTATATTTGGCGACAGCCCAAGTAATGGACGTGTCGGATCAGCCGCAAGTGCAGCTGGAGAATCTGGATGAGCTTGCAAAAGGCGTTAGTGCCGTGCTGCTGAAAACGGACGCATGGCGAGACCGCACCAAGTTTCCTGAAGCTTGGCCGGTATTCGACCCGGCGATCGCCGAATGGATGAAGGGTCAGGGCGTCCGCCTGCTCGGTGTCGATGTGCCGTCAGTCGATCCTGAGACGAGCAAGGAACTGCCGATGCATCATGCGATGAACCGCAACCAGCGCTTCATCTTGGAGGGGATCGTGCTGGACGATGTTGCCCCAGGTGTCTACGAACTCGCTGCATTGCCTTTGAAGATCCGCGGCGGGGAAGGAAGCCCGGTACGTGCAGTATTATATAAAGAATAA